The following coding sequences are from one Geodermatophilus normandii window:
- a CDS encoding carotenoid biosynthesis protein, which translates to MSATVGSGLAAVRRATAPAARLPLALAVLLVLAAVAYPLTGGGARDAVSWTIVLLGSAVSVTSAAAAHGARTGAAVLGTVAVTAVAFEAVGLGTGYPYGGYSYSDALGPTLLGVPFLVPLAWLMMAWPSRVLAALLTRRVRPDRQRTARVAVAAAVFAGWDVVLDPQLVQAGYWTWAHPAPGLPGIDTVPLTNLAGWLLAGLVLMTLLEAVVARTARADVPGTGAAPLLVIAWMVAGGALAHAVWLDLPGSAAWGAALSAVVLAVLAAQACRR; encoded by the coding sequence GTGAGCGCGACCGTGGGCTCCGGCCTCGCGGCCGTCCGCCGGGCCACGGCACCGGCCGCGCGGCTCCCGCTGGCCCTCGCCGTGCTGCTCGTGCTCGCCGCCGTCGCCTATCCGCTGACCGGCGGCGGCGCCCGGGACGCGGTGTCCTGGACGATCGTGCTGCTCGGCTCGGCGGTGTCGGTGACCTCCGCCGCGGCCGCCCACGGCGCCCGCACCGGGGCGGCGGTGCTGGGGACGGTGGCGGTCACGGCCGTCGCGTTCGAGGCGGTCGGGCTGGGCACCGGGTACCCCTACGGCGGGTACTCCTACAGCGACGCCCTGGGCCCCACGCTGCTCGGCGTCCCGTTCCTCGTGCCGCTCGCCTGGCTGATGATGGCCTGGCCGAGCCGGGTGCTGGCCGCGCTGCTCACCCGCCGGGTGCGGCCGGACCGGCAGCGGACCGCGCGGGTCGCCGTCGCCGCGGCGGTGTTCGCCGGCTGGGACGTCGTCCTCGACCCGCAGCTCGTGCAGGCCGGCTACTGGACGTGGGCCCACCCCGCCCCGGGACTGCCCGGCATCGACACCGTGCCGCTGACCAACCTCGCCGGCTGGCTGCTGGCCGGGCTGGTGCTCATGACGCTGCTCGAGGCGGTCGTCGCGCGCACCGCCCGCGCCGACGTCCCGGGCACCGGCGCCGCCCCGCTGCTGGTGATCGCCTGGATGGTGGCCGGCGGGGCGCTCGCGCACGCCGTCTGGCTGGACCTGCCCGGGTCGGCGGCGTGGGGGGCGGCGCTGTCGGCGGTCGTGCTGGCCGTGCTCGCCGCGCAGGCCTGCCGCCGGTGA
- a CDS encoding carbohydrate kinase family protein, giving the protein MPVVVTGSIATDHLMTFPGRFTDQFVEGQMENVSLSFLVDDLIQHRGGAGANMAFGLGLLGLSPVLVGSVGSDFADYDAWLTRNGVDTADVRWSELKHTARFVCTTDAVNNQIASFYSGAMSEAGEIELAPVCERVGAPDLVVVGPNDPKAMVRHTRECRDRGYAFAADPSQQLAWADGEMIRELVDGADLLFTNEYESALLMQKTGWDAPEILGRVGTWVTTRAANGVLVRQAGADPIEVIAVPETKPVEPTGGGDALRAGFIAGRIWGLGLERATQLGSAVATEAVEVVGTQEYELRRKPFLERFAAAFGADAAAEVAPHLPG; this is encoded by the coding sequence GTGCCCGTCGTCGTCACCGGCTCCATCGCCACCGACCACCTGATGACCTTCCCGGGTCGGTTCACCGACCAGTTCGTCGAGGGACAGATGGAGAACGTGTCCCTGTCCTTCCTGGTCGACGACCTCATCCAGCACCGCGGCGGTGCCGGCGCCAACATGGCCTTCGGCCTCGGGCTGCTCGGCCTCTCGCCGGTCCTGGTCGGCTCGGTGGGCAGCGACTTCGCCGACTACGACGCCTGGCTGACCCGCAACGGCGTGGACACCGCCGACGTGCGCTGGTCGGAGCTCAAGCACACCGCCCGCTTCGTGTGCACCACCGACGCGGTGAACAACCAGATCGCGTCGTTCTACTCGGGCGCGATGAGCGAGGCGGGGGAGATCGAGCTGGCGCCGGTGTGCGAGCGGGTCGGTGCGCCCGACCTCGTCGTCGTCGGCCCCAACGACCCCAAGGCGATGGTGCGGCACACCCGCGAGTGCCGGGACCGCGGCTACGCCTTCGCCGCCGACCCGAGCCAGCAGCTGGCCTGGGCCGACGGCGAGATGATCCGCGAGCTGGTCGACGGCGCGGACCTGCTGTTCACCAACGAGTACGAGTCGGCGCTGCTCATGCAGAAGACCGGCTGGGACGCGCCGGAGATCCTCGGCCGGGTGGGCACCTGGGTCACCACGCGCGCGGCCAACGGCGTGCTCGTGCGCCAGGCCGGCGCCGACCCGATCGAGGTCATCGCCGTCCCCGAGACCAAGCCGGTCGAGCCCACCGGCGGCGGCGACGCGCTGCGCGCCGGGTTCATCGCCGGCCGGATCTGGGGCCTGGGCCTGGAGCGGGCCACCCAGCTGGGCTCCGCGGTGGCCACCGAGGCGGTCGAGGTGGTGGGCACGCAGGAGTACGAGCTGCGCCGGAAGCCCTTCCTGGAGCGGTTCGCCGCCGCGTTCGGGGCCGACGCCGCCGCCGAGGTGGCCCCGCACCTGCCGGGCTGA
- a CDS encoding flavin reductase family protein: protein MTSPDSSTAGTGAPGAGTPRTAFDPGGMRPSDFYRVMNSVVVPRPIAWVCSRSAEGVHNLAPHSFYTVACVRPPVVQFTSVGRKDSLNNVEATGDFTVNLVPEELFEQANATGTDFPPDQSEAEAAGVRLEPSEKVASMRVAQSPVTIECTLHSTLRLGDSTVVFGRVEWISVFSRAVREGRPRIEELRPLARLGGNEWCTVGELRVIPRIPYATWAGDPSIGEQVRRDRRGGPDHGSSGSSYAEG from the coding sequence GTGACCTCGCCCGACAGCAGCACGGCCGGCACCGGTGCGCCCGGCGCCGGCACGCCCCGCACCGCCTTCGACCCCGGCGGCATGCGCCCCTCGGACTTCTACCGGGTGATGAACTCCGTGGTGGTCCCGCGGCCGATCGCGTGGGTGTGCAGCCGCTCGGCCGAGGGCGTGCACAACCTGGCGCCGCACTCCTTCTACACGGTGGCGTGCGTCCGGCCGCCGGTCGTGCAGTTCACCTCGGTGGGCCGCAAGGACTCGCTGAACAACGTCGAGGCCACCGGCGACTTCACCGTCAACCTGGTCCCCGAGGAGCTGTTCGAGCAGGCCAACGCCACCGGCACGGACTTCCCGCCGGACCAGAGCGAGGCCGAGGCCGCCGGCGTCCGGCTCGAGCCGAGCGAGAAGGTGGCGTCGATGCGGGTCGCGCAGTCGCCGGTCACCATCGAGTGCACGCTGCACTCCACGCTGCGGCTGGGCGACAGCACCGTCGTGTTCGGCCGGGTCGAGTGGATCAGCGTCTTCTCCCGCGCCGTCCGCGAGGGCCGCCCGCGGATCGAGGAGCTGCGGCCGCTCGCGCGGCTCGGTGGCAACGAGTGGTGCACCGTCGGCGAGCTGCGCGTGATCCCGCGGATCCCCTACGCCACGTGGGCCGGGGACCCCTCGATCGGCGAGCAGGTGCGGCGGGACCGGCGCGGTGGGCCGGACCACGGATCGTCAGGGAGCTCCTACGCGGAGGGATGA
- a CDS encoding glycosyltransferase, with amino-acid sequence MSGPAVRVLSGLAVAGAVHAAVNAALLRRPPADPPEVTRPVTVVLPVRDEEAQVGGCLAALLASTGVPDLRVVVVDDGSTDGTAAVVRAVGDPRVRLVTAPPPPAGWLGKPHACWVGARTLDDEGYLVFVDADVRVTPRALAAAVALLDAHGLDLASPWPRPVAGTPAERLVQPLSPWLWMTTLPLRLAERSPRPSLTAANGQFLALTRRGYLRARGHAAVRDEVVEDVALARAVKRAGGRAVPVGGAALAECRMYDGWAAMREGYGKSLWASVGGSTAASVAAAAVLTAVGVVPPLAALRGSRAGLAGWAAGVAGRAVSAAATGGRVWPDALAHPVSLLALDVLLAGSVAGHRRGTLTWRGRALA; translated from the coding sequence GTGAGCGGCCCGGCGGTCCGGGTCCTCTCCGGCCTGGCGGTGGCCGGCGCGGTGCACGCGGCGGTCAACGCCGCACTGCTGCGCCGCCCGCCCGCCGACCCGCCCGAGGTGACCCGGCCGGTCACCGTGGTGCTGCCGGTGCGCGACGAGGAGGCGCAGGTCGGCGGCTGCCTGGCCGCGCTGCTGGCGTCGACCGGCGTGCCCGACCTGCGGGTCGTCGTGGTCGACGACGGCTCCACCGACGGCACGGCCGCCGTCGTCCGCGCCGTCGGCGACCCGCGGGTGCGGCTGGTGACCGCGCCTCCCCCTCCGGCCGGGTGGCTGGGCAAGCCGCACGCCTGCTGGGTGGGCGCGCGGACCCTGGACGACGAGGGGTACCTCGTCTTCGTCGACGCCGACGTCCGGGTGACCCCGCGCGCGCTGGCCGCCGCCGTCGCGCTGCTCGACGCGCACGGACTGGACCTGGCCTCGCCCTGGCCGCGGCCGGTGGCGGGCACCCCCGCCGAGCGGCTGGTGCAGCCGCTGTCGCCGTGGCTGTGGATGACCACGCTCCCCCTGCGGCTGGCCGAGCGCTCCCCGCGGCCCTCGCTCACCGCCGCCAACGGCCAGTTCCTGGCCCTCACCCGGCGCGGCTACCTGCGCGCCCGGGGGCACGCGGCGGTGCGCGACGAGGTGGTGGAGGACGTCGCGCTGGCCCGGGCGGTGAAGCGGGCCGGCGGGCGGGCGGTGCCGGTGGGCGGCGCGGCGCTGGCCGAGTGCCGGATGTACGACGGCTGGGCGGCGATGCGGGAGGGCTACGGCAAGTCGCTGTGGGCGTCGGTGGGCGGGTCGACGGCGGCGTCGGTGGCCGCGGCGGCCGTGCTCACCGCCGTCGGCGTCGTCCCCCCGCTGGCCGCGCTGCGGGGGTCGCGCGCCGGGCTGGCCGGCTGGGCGGCCGGCGTGGCCGGGCGTGCGGTGAGCGCGGCGGCGACCGGCGGGCGGGTGTGGCCCGACGCCCTCGCCCACCCGGTCTCGCTGCTCGCCCTGGACGTGCTGCTGGCCGGATCGGTGGCCGGGCACCGGCGGGGCACCCTCACCTGGCGCGGGCGCGCGCTGGCCTGA
- a CDS encoding CDP-alcohol phosphatidyltransferase family protein, which yields MLSRDEYLAEWSRWHGGTDPAASRLVHGWLSLAYALARAVSWLPPLAATALGLLVAVAAVGPALAGGAWLVAGGLLVGLSGLLDSLDGALALAGGRASRRGYVLDSAVDRLTEAAYALALWVAGAPGWLAAAFGALCWLPDYLRARAGQAGVSETGSISVWERPTRVVMTGFTVGGAGIVAATGLAGAVGVADGPAVVVTLGTAVGAVLGLVGTAQLGVSLRRALGEG from the coding sequence GTGCTGAGCCGCGACGAGTACCTCGCCGAGTGGTCGCGGTGGCACGGCGGCACCGACCCGGCCGCGAGCCGCCTGGTGCACGGGTGGCTGTCGCTGGCCTACGCGCTGGCCCGTGCGGTGTCGTGGCTGCCGCCGCTGGCCGCCACCGCGCTGGGCCTGCTGGTGGCGGTCGCCGCCGTCGGCCCGGCGCTGGCAGGCGGCGCCTGGCTGGTCGCGGGCGGGCTGCTGGTGGGGCTCTCGGGGCTGCTCGACTCCCTCGACGGCGCGCTCGCCCTCGCCGGCGGCCGGGCCTCGCGGCGCGGGTACGTGCTCGACTCCGCCGTCGACCGGCTCACCGAGGCCGCGTACGCGCTGGCACTGTGGGTCGCCGGCGCGCCGGGCTGGCTGGCCGCCGCCTTCGGGGCGCTGTGCTGGCTGCCGGACTACCTGCGTGCCCGTGCCGGTCAGGCCGGGGTGTCCGAGACCGGGTCGATCTCGGTGTGGGAGCGGCCCACCCGGGTGGTGATGACCGGGTTCACCGTGGGCGGGGCCGGCATCGTGGCGGCCACCGGGCTGGCCGGGGCGGTCGGGGTGGCCGACGGCCCGGCCGTCGTGGTCACGTTGGGGACCGCCGTGGGCGCCGTCCTCGGGCTGGTCGGGACCGCGCAGCTGGGCGTGTCGCTGCGCCGGGCGCTCGGGGAGGGGTAG